The genomic segment AGGCGGCTGCGGCCGCGGCGGCGGCGGCCGTACAGCCTCCGGCCTCGATCGTGCCCGCGCAGGGCGGGGGAGCGGCCGGAGCCGCGGCGTCGCAGTCCGCGCCGCTGCCGGGCCAGTACGCCCCCAGCGGGCCGCCCGCGGGCCGCTACGGCGTGCCGACGCAGTTCCCCGGCTACGACGCGGCGCGCCGCAGCCCGGTCGGTATGCGCTATCTCGGCGGCATCTTCCACGACTCGTCCGGCGAGTCCTCGTTCTACGACCCGTCGACCGAGTCGCTGGTCCCGATGGGCGCCGCGGCCATCTCGGCGTCGGACTTCCGGCGGACCGCGCCGGCGGTCACCCGGCCGGTCCCGCCGCCGCGCACCGGCCCGCAGCCGCCCCGGCCGCCCGCGCCGGTGTCCGCGCCGCGTGCGGCCGGGGCGGCTGCGGCTGCCTCGGCGCCTGCGGCGCAGGCCGCGTCGACAGCACCCGCGCCGCGAAGCGCTTCCGCGCCGCCGCGCACCGGCACCGTGCCCGGTCCGACGCGCGGCGGCCACACCGGCTACACCCAGTACGCCGACGGCGCCGACGACACCAAGGTGCTGTCGAAGGAGCACTGGTCCGACCACCACCCGGACCACCACCGCTCCCGGCGTGCCCGGCGCCGTGGCCGGGTGGCGCTGGTGTCCGCGCTGTCCGTGACCCTCGCGTGCGGCGTGCTGTACGGCGCTGCGCTCGCCTTCGAGGGCCAGGTGCCCAAGGGCACGGTCGTGGACGGCGTCGCCATCGGCGGCATGACCCGCACCGCCGCTGAGGCCAAGCTCTCCGCGGCTCTCGGCCCGACGCTGAACGCACCGCTGCGCCTGACCGCCGACGGCACCACGTTCCAGCTCGCGCCGGACCAGTCCGGGCTGCACATCGACTACGCCGGCACGGTCGCCGCCGCCGCCTCGGGCCGCACCGACCCGACGGTCGCCATCCCGGCGCTCGCCGGCAGCGGCCGCGAGGTCCCCTTACAGGTGAGCGTCGACCGCAGCGCGCTGAAGACCGCGCTGACCAATCTCACGGCCGGCTTCGACAAGCCGATGGTGGACGGCAGCGTGGTCTTCCCCGGCGGCGTCCCGACGCCGATCGCCCCGCGTCCGGGCCGGCAGATCGACGTCGACGCGGCGGTCGACGCGGTGGTCTCAGCCTTCGACAACGGTGTGTCCTCGGTGCACCTGGCAGCCCTGGCGCGTGAGCGGTCCGGAGGCGGGACGCCCGCGGTTCCGCTGCCGACTGCTCCGGCGGCATATGCGATGGTGCCTGCGAAGACTGCGTTTTCGCCGACGCACCACACCGCCACGTCGCGGGTGAAGCAGTCCCCTGCTACTCCTTCCTCGCCCTCGTCCACGCCCTCCGCGCCGGTTTCCCCGAGTGCGACCGACGGAACGCCGACAGGTACGGCGCCGGTCGTCCCGATCCCCACGGCACCGATCCCCGCGGCACCGGCCCCGGCGACCCCGGCCCCGGCCACCGCCCCGGACGCGGCGCCCTTCACCGGCTTCCCCGCCCCGCCGGTCGCCCTGGCCGTCCACGACGTCCAGCCGACCGTCACCCCGGCCGCCGTCGCGCAGGCCATGCAGGACTTCGCGCGCCCCGCGATGTCCGGCTCGGTGGTGCTGGTCACCGGCAGCGTCCACACCGTCCTGAAGCCCGCGATCCTGGGCCGCCACCTGGCGATCGAGCCGGACGGCCACGGCGGCCTGACCCCGAAGCTCGACGGCGCCGGCATCCGGGCCGAGCTCGACCACGACGCGCTGGCCAAGCTGGAGCAGGCGCCGACCGACGCCTCGTTCACCGTCTCCGGCGGGCAGCCGGTCCTGGTCCCGGGCAAGAACGGCGTCGGCTACGCCCCCGAGGCGATCCAGAACGCGATCCTGCCGGTGCTGACGAAGGCCTCGTCGTCGCAGCGTATTGCGACCGTGCCGATCGGCCCGCTGCCGCCGGCCCTGACCACCGAGGCCGCGCAGGCGCTCGGCGTGCGCGACGTGATGGGCCTGTACACCGCGCCGTTCAGCGCCACCACGCAGCGCACGGCGAACGTCAAGCGCGCCGCCGACCTGGTGCGCGGCCAGATTCTGCAGCCGGGCCAGGTGTTCAGCCTGAACCAGATCCTCGGCGCGCGCACGGCGACGAACGGCTTCCTCCCCGCCGCCCAGTCCGGAACCTCCGCCTCCTCCGCCTCGGCGCAGGATGCCGGCGCGGGCTCCTCGCTGGTCGCCACTGCGCTGTACAACGCCGAATATCTGGCCGGGCTCAAGGATGTGGAGCACCACCCGCACGCGACCGTGACCGACCACTTCCCGCCCGGGATGGAGGCCGCGGTGGTGTACCCGGACGTGGATCTGAAGTTCCAGAACGATTCCAGCGCTCCTGTCTACCTCTGGACGAGCTCCACGGAGAACGCGGTGACCGTCGCAGTACTCGGACAGAAGGCGTACGACTCGGTCCAGACCGAGACCTCGCCGCACTACGCGCTGGTGCAGCCGAAGACCACGTACTCCTTGGCAGAGTCCTGCGTCGCCAGTGACGGCGTCCCGGGGTTCCAGGTCGACGTCACCCGCACCCTCACCAAGAACGGCCAGGACCCGATCCGCCAGGTGTTCCACAGCTCCTACGCCGCGCAGGACAAGGTGATCTGCGGCGCGCCCGGCAGCAGCGGCTCCTCGACGACGAACGGCGCCACGGTCGGCACCCCCACCGGAACGCCGACCGGCGGCGCCGCGTCCCCGCAGTCCTCCGCCCCCGCGACGCAGGGCGCCACCTCCAGCAGCCCGAACGCCCCCAGCCCGACCGGCGGCGCGGCGTCCGGGACGCCGACCGAAACCCCACCTTCGAGCGGTTCGGACGGCTCGCTCCTGGGCGGCCTGCTGGGGGCGCCGTCGTCGCGGCACTGACGGTATGTGGCGATGTGGCGCGCAGTTCTACTGAGGTTTCTCAATTCTTTGCGATCACATCGACGCAGCAGGCGACGAAGTCCTGGACCGCCGGATCGGCGTCCTCGCCGACCCGCCACGCGACCGCGACCGTGCTCGCGCTGATCCCGTCGACGGGCCGGAACACCAGGCCCGGCCGCTGGTAGAAGCGCGACACCGACTCCGGGGCGAGGGCCACGCCGTCGCCGTTGCCGATCGCGGCGAGCCATTCGTCGGGCTGGGTCACGACCGCGCCGATCCGGACCGGCGTGCCTCCGGGGCCCGTGACGTCGTCGCCGCCGAGCCAGTACTCGCGCCAGGCGCCAGTGCGTGCCGGCGCCGCGACGAACGCCTCGTCGCGCAGGTCGGCCGCGGCGATCCGGTCGCGTCCGGCCAGCCGGTGGCCGGCGGACAGGACCACGCAGCGCGGTTCGCTGAACAGCTCCCTGATACGCAGACCCGCGGTGTCCGGCACCGGAAGCCGCAGGATCGCGGCCTGCACCAGACCCTCGGCCAGTGCCGCGCTCGGATCGCCCCAGTCCGCCTGCCGCATGCGGATCTTCCATCCGGGACGCCGGCGGGCGAACTCGGCGACGATCTCCGGGGTGGCCTCGTTCGCCGCCGCTGCGAGGAAACCTATATGCAGTGTTTTCTCTGACATGCGAGCGGCTGCTTGGGTCTTGCGCATTGCAATATCCCACTCACTCAGCAGAGTTGGGACACGGGCCGCGAGCGCGCGCCCCGCCGCCGTGAGGGTCATTCCGGTGCGGGAGCGGACGAACAGTTTCACGTCCAGCTGCGCCTCCAGCTGCCGGATCTGCTTCGTCAGCGCAGGTTGGGACACGTACAGCCGCTGCGCGGCACGGGTCAGCGTGCCCTCCTCGGCGACGGCCGCGAAATAGCGCAGCAGCCGGGTGTCCACATCCATGCCACCAGGTTATAGAAGCAGGTATTGGCGCCGCATCCGGTGTCCTGTCGAGGCTGGAGGCATGACCATCGTGTATGTCCTCGTCCTCGCCCTGACCATCTTCGCCAACGCCTTCGAGGGGGTCGCGGGCCTGGTCGGGGCCGCTTTCATGAAGCAGAACGCCGAGCAGGTCGGCGTGCCGTTCTCCTGGCTCCCGATCCTCGGCCTGCTCAAGGGGGCCGGCGCCGTCGGCCTGCTGTTCGGCCTGGTCGGAGTGCGTGCGCTCGGGATCGCCGCGGCGATCGGGCTGGTGCTGTTCTTCGTCGGGGCGCTCATCGCGCACGTCCGTGCCCGGGTCTTCCACAACATCGCCTTCCCCGCCGCGTTCGAGGCGTTCGCGATTGCGTCGCTGGTGCTGCTGATCACCCACTGAAACGACCGGACTGTAACGGTTGACATGGGCCGAACATCGGACGGAGGTGACCAGTCGCCCGACGGTGCCGTTGTCAACATAAATGAGGGCTCTTAGGATCCGGCTATGGGGACGGCCGGCGGTGGATTCACAGCGGATTCCGGGGGGAACCGATGGCAGGGCGCGTTTCGCCGTGCGCACGCACGGCTCGGTGGGGGTCTTATCCGATATCGCCGCCCATCCTCGGATCAAACCTCTGATCTCGCCGCCGCCGCTGTGGCCGCCGCCGCCGTCCCCGTTCCCGGTTCGGGTGCCCGCCCCGGACCTCACCCCACGGCCCGTCCCCGCGCCGGCGCCCGCGACGGCGCAGGCCCGTCGGCGGCCGCCGCCTGCCCGCGTCCCGGCGCGCGGGGCAAGGAAGGCGGCCCCGTATGACCAAAATCCTGCACGTCATCACCGGCCTGGCCTCCGGCGGCGCCGAGCGCCAGCTGGCCACGCTGTTACAGCACCTGCCCGAGGAGTGCGAGGTGGCGTGCCTGACCGAGGGCGGCCGCGTCGGGGAGCGGATCCGGGCCGACGGGTTCCGGGTCCACGACCTGCGCATGCCGTCCAACCGCGACATGGCGTCGCTGATGCACCTGGTGAAGCTGGTCCGCGACGGCGGCTTCGACATCGTGCACACCCACCTGTACCGGGCCCACCTGTACGGCCGGCTGGCCGCGCGGATGGCCGGGGTGCGCGCCATCGTCGCCACCGAGCACTCGTTGGGCAGGGAGCTCATCGAGGGGAAACCGAAGGACCGGCTCGGCGTCCGGGCCATGTACCGGGCCTCCGAGCGCATGGGCCGGGTGACGATAGCGGTCTCGCAGGCCGTCGCGGACTACCTGCGGGCCTGGCGGATCGAGCGGGTCGAGGTGATAGAGAACGGTATCGACATCCGCGAGTTCCGCTTCGATCCGAACGCGCGCACCCTGGTGCGCAAGATCCTGGGCATCGACGCCGGCGCCTTCGTGATCGGCGGTGTCGGCCGACTCGACCCGGACAAGCACTTCGAGGTGCTGATCGAGGCGGCCGGCCGGATCGACGGCGCGATCGCGCTGATCGTCGGGGCCGGCCCGGACCGCGCGCGGCTGCAACGGCTGGCGCACGAGATGATGCCCGGCCGCGTGCACTTCACCGGGGACGTCGGCGGCGGGATGCTGGAGATCAAGGACCTGCTGTCGGCGATGGACGTGTTCGCCTCGCCCTCGCCGTCGGAGACCTTCGGGCTGGCCCCGCTGGAGGCCGTGGCGTGCGGGCTGCCCGCGGTCTACTCCGACTCCCCGGCCCTGGACGGGCTGTCGGGTCTGGGAGACCGCGCCGCCCGGGTGCCGTCCCGGCCCGACGCGTTCGTCGCCGCGCTGCGGGAGGCGGCGGACCTGACGCCCGTGGACCGCTCGGCGCCGCCCGGCGCGCTGGAACGGTACGCGGTCGCCGAGCAGGCCGCGCATGTCAGTGAGTTGTACCGATCGGTGCTGGCCGGATAGCCCTGCCCGGCGCCCGGTGCCGGTCTCGGTGCCGATCGTCCCGGGCGCCCGGTGCGGTTCTCAGTGAGGTGATCTCAGCAGGCGATTCGGCCGTGTCAACGGATGATGCAAACCTCCGGCATGGGCAGTCCCCAATCACCCAGTTCAGTAGTGAGGACTCGGCGGGCCAGGTGACGGACTCGACTCCAGCCTGCATCGGTGGACAGCGCTTCCAGCGTCCACCGATCAGCGTTGTCCGGGCCACTCATCTCCTCGAAGACCGCGTCGATTTCCTGCAGGTCAGACATGGCGCTAGGACTGAACTGTCCTGCCGCGACCAGATACTCGGCCATGCCGAACGCGTGATCGAAGTCCAAGGCGATTTCGTCCGCCCCGACGCCGTACTTCTCCAGCCAGGCTACTTGGCTCGAAGCGTCAGCCGCTGTCACGATCAGCGCCTCGATCAGTAGGCGCCGGCCGTACGAAGGACCGGGAGTCTCCACGCCACGATCGTCTCACGTGCCCATCTCCGCCAACCACGCCCAGCATCCATCGGAGCAGGTTGTGCGACTGCCTGAACGCCGTGGGGACCTCAGAGATCCGCGACCCGACCGGGATCTTCTTTTCTGCCAGGCTCGCTGTGCCCCGCGCCATGATCTGGTTCGTCGCCGGACTGCTACGAGAGAACCGGCACACGCTCGGGACCCGGCGGAACACCCGCATCCTCACCTGTTTCCGCCCTCGTCCTCACGCAGTTCGAGCACAAGATGATCTGGCGATAGTCGCTGAGATCACCTCAGTGCGGTTCTCAGCGCGTTTCTCACCCCTGGGGCCATGACAGCTGTCATGCCGTTTTCACGAGCTTCCGCAATGGTTGCGGCCCTGGTCACGGTGGTGTCATGGATGTCGAACGGGGAGACGTGAGACCCGCACACACCACTGAGGACACTGGGGACGACTGACATGCCACGAGACGCTCGAAGCCCGGACGGGGCGGTAGTCGAGTTCGAGAACGTGAGCAAGACCTTCCACTCGCCCAAGGGGCCGGTGCACGCCGTCAACCACCTGACGATGGCGTTGCGGCCCGGCCAGACCATCGCCTTCCTCGGCCCGAACGGCGCCGGGAAGTCCACCTCGCTGAACATGCTGCTCGGGCTGAGCCGGCCCGACTCCGGCCGGGTGGCGCTGTTCGGCGGCACCGCCGCCGACGCCATCAAGCACGGCATGGTCGGGGCGATGCTGCAGTCCG from the Catenulispora sp. EB89 genome contains:
- a CDS encoding glycosyltransferase, encoding MTKILHVITGLASGGAERQLATLLQHLPEECEVACLTEGGRVGERIRADGFRVHDLRMPSNRDMASLMHLVKLVRDGGFDIVHTHLYRAHLYGRLAARMAGVRAIVATEHSLGRELIEGKPKDRLGVRAMYRASERMGRVTIAVSQAVADYLRAWRIERVEVIENGIDIREFRFDPNARTLVRKILGIDAGAFVIGGVGRLDPDKHFEVLIEAAGRIDGAIALIVGAGPDRARLQRLAHEMMPGRVHFTGDVGGGMLEIKDLLSAMDVFASPSPSETFGLAPLEAVACGLPAVYSDSPALDGLSGLGDRAARVPSRPDAFVAALREAADLTPVDRSAPPGALERYAVAEQAAHVSELYRSVLAG
- a CDS encoding LysR family transcriptional regulator translates to MDVDTRLLRYFAAVAEEGTLTRAAQRLYVSQPALTKQIRQLEAQLDVKLFVRSRTGMTLTAAGRALAARVPTLLSEWDIAMRKTQAAARMSEKTLHIGFLAAAANEATPEIVAEFARRRPGWKIRMRQADWGDPSAALAEGLVQAAILRLPVPDTAGLRIRELFSEPRCVVLSAGHRLAGRDRIAAADLRDEAFVAAPARTGAWREYWLGGDDVTGPGGTPVRIGAVVTQPDEWLAAIGNGDGVALAPESVSRFYQRPGLVFRPVDGISASTVAVAWRVGEDADPAVQDFVACCVDVIAKN
- a CDS encoding DoxX family protein, translating into MTIVYVLVLALTIFANAFEGVAGLVGAAFMKQNAEQVGVPFSWLPILGLLKGAGAVGLLFGLVGVRALGIAAAIGLVLFFVGALIAHVRARVFHNIAFPAAFEAFAIASLVLLITH
- a CDS encoding VanW family protein yields the protein MNDEFPRRQADDVDPDRQPDFGFGGAPLFRDEVPPPPAEPAFGTEPAFRPEPAFGAGPASVPGPGATGFHDASLFRDGAEPAAEQARGLDYGGGGDYGTGIMAGFGGGADTLSSSGGFPAQRFAGPGDAADTAGPGAFSHAGPNAFSGGAAASGGAAPGGAGGGEPEWGPSEGPLRVVPADQASALLRIKLPDAPPVPSTTLRGDAAIEEVVEASQMLHRVSPAKATALPGDVLALTTATMVVPMPGAAFGGVRAVPRSARLTASVPPDLASRAEADLLSDTVEQFFGDFDAIGRELEAQRASGAQAAAAAAAAAVQPPASIVPAQGGGAAGAAASQSAPLPGQYAPSGPPAGRYGVPTQFPGYDAARRSPVGMRYLGGIFHDSSGESSFYDPSTESLVPMGAAAISASDFRRTAPAVTRPVPPPRTGPQPPRPPAPVSAPRAAGAAAAASAPAAQAASTAPAPRSASAPPRTGTVPGPTRGGHTGYTQYADGADDTKVLSKEHWSDHHPDHHRSRRARRRGRVALVSALSVTLACGVLYGAALAFEGQVPKGTVVDGVAIGGMTRTAAEAKLSAALGPTLNAPLRLTADGTTFQLAPDQSGLHIDYAGTVAAAASGRTDPTVAIPALAGSGREVPLQVSVDRSALKTALTNLTAGFDKPMVDGSVVFPGGVPTPIAPRPGRQIDVDAAVDAVVSAFDNGVSSVHLAALARERSGGGTPAVPLPTAPAAYAMVPAKTAFSPTHHTATSRVKQSPATPSSPSSTPSAPVSPSATDGTPTGTAPVVPIPTAPIPAAPAPATPAPATAPDAAPFTGFPAPPVALAVHDVQPTVTPAAVAQAMQDFARPAMSGSVVLVTGSVHTVLKPAILGRHLAIEPDGHGGLTPKLDGAGIRAELDHDALAKLEQAPTDASFTVSGGQPVLVPGKNGVGYAPEAIQNAILPVLTKASSSQRIATVPIGPLPPALTTEAAQALGVRDVMGLYTAPFSATTQRTANVKRAADLVRGQILQPGQVFSLNQILGARTATNGFLPAAQSGTSASSASAQDAGAGSSLVATALYNAEYLAGLKDVEHHPHATVTDHFPPGMEAAVVYPDVDLKFQNDSSAPVYLWTSSTENAVTVAVLGQKAYDSVQTETSPHYALVQPKTTYSLAESCVASDGVPGFQVDVTRTLTKNGQDPIRQVFHSSYAAQDKVICGAPGSSGSSTTNGATVGTPTGTPTGGAASPQSSAPATQGATSSSPNAPSPTGGAASGTPTETPPSSGSDGSLLGGLLGAPSSRH